In the genome of Anabrus simplex isolate iqAnaSimp1 chromosome 7, ASM4041472v1, whole genome shotgun sequence, the window ATGTTGATGTATTATGtaagagttgtagaaaattagttctaacatggaaataaagcatttctggatccgtgtccatataacatattttcttcttctatgtgcgaGGATGTTTCTTGAAATTTTGGTCGTACTTTATTAATACACCCATATAAAAATTACAGGGTCATGAAAAGAGACACATAATAGGAAAAACACAGACATGTAAGTGTGGAAACAGGGAGGAATAGAGGAGAAAAGGACAATTTACACATCTTCACAAACTACTGCCTTCATTACTGTCTGAGACCAATGAGGAGAAAGCCAATGTAATGTATAAAGATGTGGAAATTGTTCTCATTCtgttgtgttttcatatttgttcttgtCTTTATCTACTGCTACCTCTTCCTATACTAACCTCTCATCGTGTTCATCCTACTGTgcgttcctttccattacttttaCATGTATATACAAATACATAGGAACACACAAAATTTTTGTGAACACAAAGTACACCAATCAATCTTGGAAATTTAACATAACAGAATGAAAAGGATAAACTGTATCTTTTATTAAGAAAATTCCACAATAATTACACAATAAGAACAAGTATTTTTATCTGAAAAACTGATAAAAGAATGGGTGTGTAACTTAAATTAATGTGGACCATGATATTCAAGAAGCTAAAACTAgagatggtgaaatatttttccatcCAATAACAAAAATAGTAAACAATCAGTTCATTTCACTCTACAAGGAACTATTCAAACAGATCTCATTTGAAGTGTTGTTAGTGATGACGAGTGTGTAGTTtcattcctctatttgtaacatTACAATACCAATGTTAAGAGTCTGGAAACCAATCATGAATTAATGTCAAAATATCAACCATATCACTCTAGCTATCACAGCTATAATTAGTAAAGCTAATGAATACCTTATCGCATGACCAGAAGATTCTTTGCTTTCAGATGTGTGATTTACTCCAGACACTTTCCCTTGAGGAAGAGGAGGAGCAAGACCTGGGGACGGCCATTCTGTTTTGGAAGAGAGGGGTTTCCCCATCATGCTATGTTTACTGGTTGAAATAATTTTCACAGTTACCATTTTACCAATAAGTTCTGGACGCTTTGGTACAAGCACTTGCTCGTAAGCTTTTGTATGCCCAACATAATATTTACCATCATGAGACACTTCAGTGACTAGCACATTATGAATTTTCCCTAAGTGATGTTCATAAGGTTTATACGACTGAAACAATTCAGAAAGCATTTTTGTCCTTTTTTTCACTTCTTGTGCAGGCACTCGTTCCATTCGTGCAGCTGGTGTTCCTGGTCTTGGAAAGAACTGATtgatgaaaaggctaggaaatttGTACTTCCTACATAGGTTCATTGTATCTTCGAAGTCCTCTTCGGTTTCACCAGGAAACCCACAAATAATATCAGTAGCTATAGTCATATTTGGAATTCTTTCAAGGAAGAAATCAGCTACTCGTTCAAAGTCAGCACGACAATACTCCCTTTTCATACATGCTAGCACAGCATCACTGCCCGACTGCACAGGAATGTGCAAGAAACTATAAACTCGAGGATGGGCTAAAACTTTAGCCATTTCTTCTAGATGTTCTAGAATATAAGGAGGATTTGTCATTCCAACCCTCATCATACAGCCAGCTGGAATCACATCCACAAGCTTCCATAAAAGTTCAGGAAGATTCGTTCCAATATCTCGGCCATAGGTGCCAGTGTCTTCTGAAGTAAGCCATAACTCACATACACCTTCTTCAAAAGAAGTAACTGCCCGTGCAACAATTTCCTCAGGAGGATAGCTACCTAGTTCTCCACGTGCATGCTTTGTCTTACAATAGGTACACTGATTCAGACAGCCTGTATTCACGGGAAtgatttcaataaggggatttcgACGAACTTTTGGAAGAAGCAATGATGCACCTCCAGCCTTACGTCCATTCTGGCGTTTCCGACCTAACAATTTCACAGTGTGACCTTTCAATGTTTCCTCAACAACCTCCACAACTCGGTCAATCTGCTGGACACCAATCACACTAAGTCCATGAATGAAGTCAGCCTTTGGGGCTCCCTGAGGCACACATCCAGCCAGCACAACAGCCTTGCCAAGTTTCCGTCCAGCTTCAATCTCATTCCTGAAATGCTGTTCTGCAGGATTTTTTACAGTACAGCTATTCAAAAGCCATAGATCTGCTTCGTACTTGTTATCAGTCAACTTATACCCAAAGGATGCAAGCTGTCCAGCCATGTATTCACCATCGGAATTGTTATGAGCACAACCCCAGGATTTAATGTAAATTGTTTGAGTTCCAGGAATTATACTAGTTGGCCTCTCACATTCCTGGGGTTCTGCATTTTCAGTTGGTAAATCTGCATGCTGACGTTTTCTAGCTCGCACAGTAACAGACTTCTTACCCAGATATCGTTCATTTGGCATGAAATCTTGAGAAGAAACCAAATCTTCTATATCATCAACTTCACCGCATGATGATGCAGGCATTTTGATACAATAATGATCAAAATATACCAATAAATCCTCTTCCAAAGGCACAGTACAACTGGAGCATCAATAAGGTAGTTGTACAAATTGTGGCACAATCATTAAATCCCCAACACCTGGAacaaaaaacacattacattatcAATTGAAACACGGTGTCACTATATACAGGTTTATTAATATATGGCTGTTGGGGTTTCAAAAAATCATCGTACATAGTACAATTGACGTAggaagacaaattttattttactgtcTACTGTAACTCATAACGTTTTTGTTTTTACATGCAATACAGATGTTCAATATGCGAGCTCTTTGTCACTCTACACATATCTACTCAACagtccatctcttcccacacaTGCCCCAACGTGTCAAGGGTATGTTTAGGAAGGCAGCTTTACACTCAGTTCCCTGCTGCGTCTTGCAGTTTTTTTCTTTGGGCTACAAAAATAAATTTCTCTGATCCGGTTCACTTCCGCTTTTGACATGGAGGGTGAATCTTCCCATATTTTGTTTGAATATGGGGCTGGACTATGGTAACAGACTATCTACATGGTTTTCAAGAGTACGAAATGCTCTCTCCTCACTGCCAGCCACCATTTTGTAAACATTACTATAACTATCATCTGGTGGTAACTCATGTAACTACAGTACATGCAGAACAACACTTTGAAAGTTTGTTTATCCACCACTGCATCAACATAATCATATACTTTGCACTGCTTCTAAAGAAATCAAGAAACCACTGCAATCTTTTTGAATAACGCTGTACAGGTGAAAGGAGTATGATTTAAAGAAATGAGGGGTCGGGTCAAATAAATGACAGTTCATTACAGTAAAATAAAAAACTAATATTATTGCTCAGATTCACATCTACTGTATATTGAAGCAAAACATGGGGGGGAAAGGGCAATGTTCTTCCTAGAACCTTATTAATGGGCGGACTGCgctgccatttttacagaccgcctGGCTAATATAACCTACAGTAGATCTGTGCTAGTtccataatattaatataaatttgaGTCATTGGATGTTCCAAATTTCAATTTAAAAACTGTTTATTTAAGtgacaaatcttcattaatgtcaaaattattgcatcaattacatccaAGTTCAAACGTTTAGCCCGATTGCCACATAGTATCATGCACAAGTGGTGcatggattagcgtggaatcgcatgcgattcTGCATGACATCACAAACCCGAAAGGCACTCCACAGCAACGAAATGGTAAGTCCCCTGCTACATGATTAGGAAcgaacagtagaacactagaagtttgaaaaccgggcgagttggccgtgcgcgtagaggcgcgtggctgtgagcttacatccggtagatcgtgggttcgaatcccactgtcggcagccctgaagatggtttccgtggtttcccattttcacaccaggcaaatgctggggctgtaccttagttaaggccatggccgcttccttccaactcataggcctttcctattccatcatcgccataagacctatctgtgtcggtgtgacgtaaagcccatagcaaaaaaagttcAAAATACTCTCTTATGTCTTTttttgtgataacactaaaatagttcaatttttcagttaatgtttacttATCCAATATTATTAATGCCTAATGACCTGGAGGGATCAAACTGATATTTTATCATATCCATCTTTTACGCCCTATTtcccacccggctactcattcctgacacccggctaatgaaaatttctggggagatcacTGAAAAGGAATGTTGCACTGTGATTATAACGATAtgagaataatatttgaaaactgagaatgatatttgcaaggcatacatgcaaaacattttatttttcagatattttactGCATGTACTATGCTGGTTCATACATCCAAAAGGCAAATGCTCACTGCTGCTTACCAGCGAGTATGCGATACTGTTAGTTTTTTACCATTCTATCAAGACTGTGGTCAGCGAAGATCGTAACAAGTGTTAGCAGTAGAAGCTGACATTCTGAATGACACCCAAAGAAAAGCATGCAACGTTTTTGTGGCCCAGTGGACTGTGCATCAAGTTCAGCATGAAAGAGCGCCAGCAATTCTACCAGTGAACATGTGTACAGTGCCTGCAAGATGAGGGTTTCCCACAAAGGCAAGAATTTTGTACATAGTTTCTAAGTAAAATGACACAACAGCCACTGATCCCCTTCCAAAGTGCTAGGTAGTCGCATGCAAAGCCTGTTTCACGAGGAACAGGGTGTTCTACCAGTGTTTATTGAAGAATGTAGCATTGCAAACGTGCATGAACATGTAATTTCTTCATGTCCGCTCCCATAATGTAATGGTTAGCACGCTGATGTCCTCAgagacccgggttagattcccagtaATTAAAAAAATTTAAGGTTGTCATGGGGCTGGTATTTGGTTAAATAtgcacatgcagctcacccccattgggCGTGTGCCTGAAATAAAAGCTGCACCATTGaaatgaggacacaaatttacttttaCACATCATGTGAGCTGCGGTGTACATAAATACCATGACCATTCAGCATTGGATAGAGTGCATGGGACCAATGAGATAGCCAGTTCAATCCCCTGTTTTAAATCCCATTGATGGATTACCTTTGGGTTCATATTAAGTctattatatggaagtgaaattgGTATGGAAGATGAGCTCCATCACCATATTTTTGCTGCCGTGGAATCCATACAAATGGACATGCAAGTGCTTGCACATGTCGGGCATCATGAAATCATCACTACGAAGTATGTTCATGAGCAAATGGCGGACATAAACATCTACTTAAGTAGCTTGGGCAACCTTGGTGTCCTTTCAGAAGTGCCCTCATAATTTCTATCATCATGTGTAATATCTGTGTGAAGGTCAACGTCCAACTTGATGTTTACATACACTCGCTGTGTCAATGACACACCAGTGCCATGGTTGTTGGTCTGATGGTCACCCATGTGCCGAGAATACAAATGTGTTTATAAACACTAGCCAAGCGTGTGACAAAGTAAAATGAATAACATTGACTTTTGTCCTTCCGGACAACAACAGGACACAGACAGCTGTACCATATTGTAGCAGATACACTTCTTACACACCCTACACCATTTTTGGTACAACTTCCCCTTACACTCTGTATACCTGATAAACTTTATAAATAAAAGCACttaagaataaataataaatacaaacaataacaacaaccaaTGATACCTAGCTTGTTCCTTATAATTACTAAACACTGCCTATTTAACCTATTAAACTGATGGAAGTAAGTGTCCACCaattcattttatattaatttaggTCAATGACTTCCACATTAAAACTCTTGAAACAACAAAAATAATCATAATTTCATTTATTGACTTCTAAGTTAGCAGTTTAACAATGCGTTAACAATACAGGTTTCCAAAGATGGTGGGGTTAGAAAGTACTAGTGTTGGAAAGAACACAGCTACAGTCGTAAGGGTTCAGcacaggcatttgcctggtttaaaaatgggaaagtatggaaaaccatcatcagaaaTGCCGAAGGTAGCATCTGAACACACCATCTCTTGAACGTAGGTTTAAAGCTACAGAGCCTGTACTGTTTAGCCACCATGTTTGGTCATCATCATTTtgatttcttgaaataaaataattgAGTTAGAAAAGgaataatgtaaaatattattcATACTAAATAAAACAGTTATTGGTGTAGGCTTTCATGGTTTGTATCAACTAACAAGTGAGAGACTCTTTTTCAAGATATTAAGGCTATGCTGAATTTGCAAATACATTGAATTTCAACAACTATTATCAAGGAAAAGTTCTTATAATTAAGAAAACAAATGCAATTATGAATAACTAACACAATATAAATTGCCATGACAGAATCATTGTTAACCACAATACTGTCCTCagtaaaatgctttttttttttgctagttgttttacgtcgcaccgacacagataggtcttatggcgacgataaaatcTTTATTCTGTCTTGTGAATAACAGTTCATTTTTAATGATACATAATAAAACCTGACACAGAAAAAGGAGTAACTTCTCTCCAAATACTGTCGAGTAAATGTGAATCTCACTTGGATTTGATATTCTGACTTCAAAAGCGACACATTTAAGTTTATAACTCTCTTGTTAGGATCCATTAACAAGGCGAAGTTGCCTATTACTTCTAACTGCTTTTAATTCTGGAATCTTCATAAAATCCTAGGAGAATATGATGGATGCTCTTCTGTTAGTTCATGAGAGTGCTGATAGGAGCATCATTAGATGCTACCAACTGTGAAAGGAAATGCATGTTGTTTGTGGGAGGGAGCAGACAAATGAAATTATTTGCACACATCCAAGCTAGTGGCAAAAAGCCATTGGTTTAACACGGCTGGGGTATTTGGCAGAAAGCCTCTCCTGAATATAAGCTTACAGCCACATAGCTTGTACTGCATAGCCAACACGATCGgtcattattattttgatttcttagTTATTAAGTTGGAGTCAGCCATTGGCCCACAggaaatgtatgtatgttgtggAAGGGTGCTGACACCTATTGGTTTGCGCACGTTCCTTGCTagtgacaaaaaaaaaacaacccaaaGCCTTCGAAGGAAATAAGCTGTCACAAAGCTGAAGGGCTCTGTTTCGTGTAAGCCACTGATCCACATTGTTGGTGCCAGCGACACATTTAAGTTTATAACTCTCTTGTTAAGATCCATTAACAAGGCGAAGTTGCCTATTACTTCTAACTGCTTTGAATTCTGGAATCTTCATAAAATGTGAGTGCTCAGTGAAGGGATGTGGGTAAGATTTTTCTGCGTTTGGTTATAAAAGTAAGTTTTTtcagggaagggggggggggggatttcagCATTGGCAAAGAACACACCTCTCCTCTACAAGCATTTTAATGTTATATTCGTGTATTTAAGCATTTTAATGTTATATTCATGTATTTCATCTTGTGAAGGTCATGAATCTCCTGTCATAGGATTCTACCACCCATGCTACTCTTCTACTTATCTTTGGTCTTCATCTGCTAAGCTTCCTTATTTATGACAGGATTTTGATATGCAAGATGCAGAATTTAAGagagtgaaaaataataattaacctccttaacccacgagtggtcgttatatgagattttctctcacattattttgtattgtgagtttacttctcagtgatacaaaggaggtgactgttccctcttctagctgactTGATAACTGTTGTGAGTAAGgcaattcacatttgaagggtaagcattcCCTCCTCTAGTAGTAATGAAGATTCGTGTGAGATGTTttctcatcgcgcgaccagtggcgttggtgttatgttgtaGGCAAGAGGGAAACTTTATCCTGTTGTAGGCATTAAGTCGCACGCGAAACATTCTccatttgcagttactgataaatGAGTCTCCAAAAATTATGAGTCACGGAAGAATGCTGGGTAATAAGcactgttacaaactccagctaactcacATTTTAGAGAGATgacctattgtactttattcttgcattcatattacatctgtcagaaagttctatattaatagtaatgttatcagctttacgtcccacaaactactttcacagttttagcagatgccggaattttgtccctcaggagttcttttacatgccagtaaatctatggctaacgtatctgagcaccttcaaataccaccggactgagctaggattgaacctgccaagttgaactcAGAGAaacagcgccttaaccgcctgagccattcagcccggcactcttgtgaatatttTGTACCAACACGTGACTGAactaatgaataatttccttcttcttcttcttccttttctacagcttttcccacacctgtggggtcacgggtgcgaactgtgtcgaacatgtggatttggcccttttttacgactggatgcccttcttgacgccaaccctatatggagggatgtaatcactattgcatgtttctgtggtgaaaTTGAATGATAACAATTTCAtgtggtctgtattgaactgagattgcaaataaattaaaaatatattgcggttccacctattcaatacaagaaaacttattaaATGCAAGGTTACACAAGGTTCTTTCCACAACCGAAAATTGTTTCATCCATCTCAACCAATACTTCAatctcattttcaatttaaatgacatttcagaaaaaccGAATATTCTTTTTGACtttctcattttcatttttaaaaacgtTTATTCTTTAAACCCAAATACAATTTTCCATGCTTTACATAGTTCCTATCCATGTCTTTTGCCCCAATTATCTCAAACCCCTGACCTAACTTAGATCCACTCCCCTTACTTCCTTTATCTCTCTTTCAAATCTACTATCTTTTTTCTTCCCCTCCTTTTTCTTACTCATTTTGAAATATTATCTCTCACTGCATGTCATAAACTCTACACTCTTTAcaatatgaaattttatattatattttctcaTGCTTTTTACTCCTATCCAGCTCATAAATTGATTTTTACTTTCTACAAATGGCTCTATTTCTCCATCGAACGGAAAATTATTCTTAAATATGGTTCAGAATGACTTGACCTTCAGATTGACCACTTCACCGCATTATGAACTCTTTGAGCATTCATTTAATGATACCTTGAGTCATCTTCTGTGATACGGTTCTCAATTGTTCCAATTCTGCACAAAAAGCTATTTGTTTCTTAATCTATAAAACATTTGACTACAAGATCCAACATCAAGATCTCCACATCAAGCTTTTATGTTTTCAATGTCTTTTATTTGCTAGCGAATttttttaccttgcaccttttgaaaaatttaaaagatCTTTGAATACCCAGTGCATCTTTCTTATACGATTTTGAATTTTCGTCATGTGAAAAACGTTTGTATTCTAAACATTCTTGTTATTTGCCAGTGAATTTTTACCTAACACCTTTTGAAcgacaggctgaagatgaccctgactagaggtcgaaaccggtcccaaattaTGATTGACTTATAAtgtaccaacaaatggcaaataagttaatataggaagggcagttgattcagaaagtgatggaaccaactagagggaagaatattttggatgtggtgctgataaaacctgatgagctctatagagaaaccaaagtaatggatggtattagtgatcacaaagctgtttttatcgtagttagaaataaatctgatagaaaggaaggtattaaaattaggactattaacctttcagaccgtgtacgcacaattgtgcaggttcgtattttaattatgtctgagcttatttgacgttttcttggcgctagaccggactgcagtgcttgtgcgagacacgtagcatgtacttcaggtgtttttatttagtacttgaccaccagggggcaggaagaagagtttaaaaatacagttcattaggaatatggcaggaagcagtaatgcctaaagtaagtatttatttattgcattcatattaatctagaagctttactgaatatcagaatataatgaatgaagtgtgtagattgtgtagcaaacataAATTGtaaacttacaacatcgtacgtaataccatgaggttttgaatgtgcgggctaggtttccttacagccaatgcatgcaggagtgctgggcgctgtcacaaaaaggactgtgaaagaaaaaactcgtactctacatgaaaaatgtaatgtataatattttaattgtttaaaatcgttccacattgtaaaatagaacatttgatcacgtacatgtgcatattcacatgtactgagttgaattttttaattttttattttttgcaagtagtgaatgaagtcctgacacgcacaattgtgtgggttctgtttttcagccgatagttcttattttgtaaaataaactgtaaaaacatgtatttaagagcattttagtaagtttttgatgtttagacacctccagatttccttcaggtctgacgacaagctgctgctgctgccaaaagggcagtaatagcaaaactcctcctcaatgtggaaaatgtaacgtttacttgtgtttgaatgaagatgtaattgttttaaattattccccactgtaaaatagtacatttga includes:
- the LOC136877026 gene encoding threonylcarbamoyladenosine tRNA methylthiotransferase; the protein is MPASSCGEVDDIEDLVSSQDFMPNERYLGKKSVTVRARKRQHADLPTENAEPQECERPTSIIPGTQTIYIKSWGCAHNNSDGEYMAGQLASFGYKLTDNKYEADLWLLNSCTVKNPAEQHFRNEIEAGRKLGKAVVLAGCVPQGAPKADFIHGLSVIGVQQIDRVVEVVEETLKGHTVKLLGRKRQNGRKAGGASLLLPKVRRNPLIEIIPVNTGCLNQCTYCKTKHARGELGSYPPEEIVARAVTSFEEGVCELWLTSEDTGTYGRDIGTNLPELLWKLVDVIPAGCMMRVGMTNPPYILEHLEEMAKVLAHPRVYSFLHIPVQSGSDAVLACMKREYCRADFERVADFFLERIPNMTIATDIICGFPGETEEDFEDTMNLCRKYKFPSLFINQFFPRPGTPAARMERVPAQEVKKRTKMLSELFQSYKPYEHHLGKIHNVLVTEVSHDGKYYVGHTKAYEQVLVPKRPELIGKMVTVKIISTSKHSMMGKPLSSKTEWPSPGLAPPLPQGKVSGVNHTSESKESSGHAIRYSLALLIIAVIARVIWLIF